The Macaca thibetana thibetana isolate TM-01 chromosome 19, ASM2454274v1, whole genome shotgun sequence genome has a segment encoding these proteins:
- the LOC126943245 gene encoding leukocyte-associated immunoglobulin-like receptor 1 isoform X4, with protein MYRYPTALLGLVLCLAQTIHAQEGPLPRPSISAEPGTVIPLGRPVTLQCRGPVGVYAFRLEREDRFEYKDNYNVFRLGPFESEARFRIDSVSEANAGLYRCIYYKTPRWSEHSDYLDLVVKETSGDTDSPVTEPDSSAGPTQRPLDNSHNDHAPASQGLSAEHLYILTGVSVVFLFCLLLLVLFFLHHQNQIKQGPPRSKGKEQKPQQRPDLAVDVLERTEDKATVSGLPEKDRETDTSAPAAGDPQEVTYAQLDHWALTRRTAQVVSPRSTEPMAESSTYAAIARH; from the exons GGCCCCTGCCCAGACCCTCCATCTCGGCTGAGCCAGGCACCGTGATCCCCCTGGGGAGGCCTGTGACCCTCCAGTGCCGGGGCCCGGTTGGCGTTTACGCATTCCGCCTGGAGAGGGAGGATAGATTTGAGTATAAAGATAATTACAATGTGTTTCGACTTGGTCCATTTGAGTCCGAGGCCAGATTCCGCATCGACTCAGTAAGTGAAGCCAATGCTGGGCTTTATCGCTGCATCTATTATAAGACCCCCCGATGGTCTGAGCACAGCGACTACCTGGACCTGGTGGTGAAAG AAACCTCTGGAGACACGGACTCCCCCGTCACAGAGCCCGACTCCTCAGCTG GACCCACGCAGAGGCCGTTGGACAACAGTCACAATGATC ATGCACCTGCTTCCCAAGGCCTGAGTGCTGAGCATCTTTATATTCTCACCGGGGTCTCAGTGGTCTTCCTCTTTTGTCTCCTCCTTCTGGTCCTCTTTTTCCTCCATCACCAGAATCAGATAAAGCAGG GGCCCCCCAGAAGCAAGGGCAAGGAGCAGAAGCCACAGCAGAG GCCCGACCTGGCTGTTGATGTTCTAGAGaggacagaag ACAAGGCCACAGTCAGTGGACTTCCTGAGAAGGACAGAGAGACGGACACCTCG GCCCCGGCTGCAGGGGACCCCCAGGAGGTGACGTATGCGCAGCTGGACCACTGGGCCCTCACACGGAGGACAGCCCAGGTTGTGTCCCCACGGTCCACAGAGCCCATGGCTGAGTCCAGCACGTATGCAGCCATTGCCAGACACTGA
- the LOC126943245 gene encoding leukocyte-associated immunoglobulin-like receptor 1 isoform X1, with amino-acid sequence MYRYPTALLGLVLCLAQTIHAQEGPLPRPSISAEPGTVIPLGRPVTLQCRGPVGVYAFRLEREDRFEYKDNYNVFRLGPFESEARFRIDSVSEANAGLYRCIYYKTPRWSEHSDYLDLVVKETSGDTDSPVTEPDSSAGPTQRPLDNSHNDHAPASQGLSAEHLYILTGVSVVFLFCLLLLVLFFLHHQNQIKQDKATVSGLPEKDRETDTSAPAAGDPQEVTYAQLDHWALTRRTAQVVSPRSTEPMAESSTYAAIARH; translated from the exons GGCCCCTGCCCAGACCCTCCATCTCGGCTGAGCCAGGCACCGTGATCCCCCTGGGGAGGCCTGTGACCCTCCAGTGCCGGGGCCCGGTTGGCGTTTACGCATTCCGCCTGGAGAGGGAGGATAGATTTGAGTATAAAGATAATTACAATGTGTTTCGACTTGGTCCATTTGAGTCCGAGGCCAGATTCCGCATCGACTCAGTAAGTGAAGCCAATGCTGGGCTTTATCGCTGCATCTATTATAAGACCCCCCGATGGTCTGAGCACAGCGACTACCTGGACCTGGTGGTGAAAG AAACCTCTGGAGACACGGACTCCCCCGTCACAGAGCCCGACTCCTCAGCTG GACCCACGCAGAGGCCGTTGGACAACAGTCACAATGATC ATGCACCTGCTTCCCAAGGCCTGAGTGCTGAGCATCTTTATATTCTCACCGGGGTCTCAGTGGTCTTCCTCTTTTGTCTCCTCCTTCTGGTCCTCTTTTTCCTCCATCACCAGAATCAGATAAAGCAGG ACAAGGCCACAGTCAGTGGACTTCCTGAGAAGGACAGAGAGACGGACACCTCG GCCCCGGCTGCAGGGGACCCCCAGGAGGTGACGTATGCGCAGCTGGACCACTGGGCCCTCACACGGAGGACAGCCCAGGTTGTGTCCCCACGGTCCACAGAGCCCATGGCTGAGTCCAGCACGTATGCAGCCATTGCCAGACACTGA